The following proteins are co-located in the Nocardioides piscis genome:
- the trhA gene encoding PAQR family membrane homeostasis protein TrhA: protein MTAPADRVDDALERAKAVMADKMAEIKPRLRGWMHAGSLPPMVVAFAVLIAMSPTTPLRVGSSIYAASALLLFGVSAAYHLGTWEPRVWAALRRFDHANIYVLIAGTYTPFAILYLRDEARLWLLATVWGLAVAGLVFRVAWINAPRWLFTPLYIGLGWVIVFFIPQLLDGADRFPSWVNVSVLSLVAAGGLIYTIGGVVYAAKRPNPSPAWFGFHEVFHLCTVLAFVAQYAAVSLATCSLR from the coding sequence ATGACTGCTCCCGCTGACCGTGTCGACGACGCACTGGAGAGAGCCAAGGCGGTCATGGCCGACAAGATGGCGGAGATCAAGCCCCGGCTCCGCGGCTGGATGCACGCCGGCTCGTTGCCGCCGATGGTCGTGGCCTTCGCCGTACTCATCGCGATGTCGCCCACGACGCCCCTGCGTGTGGGCTCATCGATCTATGCGGCGAGCGCGCTGCTGCTGTTCGGCGTCTCCGCCGCCTATCACCTCGGCACCTGGGAACCGCGGGTCTGGGCTGCCCTGCGGCGGTTCGACCACGCCAACATCTATGTCCTGATCGCCGGCACCTACACCCCGTTCGCCATCCTCTACCTCCGCGACGAGGCCCGGCTGTGGCTGCTCGCCACCGTCTGGGGGCTCGCCGTGGCCGGCCTGGTCTTCAGGGTGGCGTGGATCAACGCCCCCCGCTGGCTGTTCACGCCGCTCTACATCGGACTGGGCTGGGTGATCGTCTTCTTCATCCCGCAGCTCCTCGACGGCGCAGACCGGTTCCCGTCGTGGGTCAACGTGAGCGTGCTCAGCCTCGTCGCCGCGGGCGGGCTCATCTACACGATCGGTGGCGTCGTCTACGCCGCCAAGAGGCCCAACCCCTCACCGGCATGGTTCGGCTTCCACGAGGTGTTCCACCTCTGCACCGTGCTGGCGTTCGTCGCGCAGTACGCCGCCGTGTCGCTGGCGACCTGTTCGCTGCGCTGA
- a CDS encoding DUF305 domain-containing protein translates to MPYVKDFLPTRRRTRGAASAAVVVALVTALAGCSQESSGSDQPAEERPDGVVTVQPGLPGEAATTGSAAAVPETEENHSDIAFMQMMIPHHAQAVAMAKLAHKHAVDPAVRRLAGRVKAAQGPEIMFMAAWLDERGLDVPAAADDPMDFDHSAHGHDEMVGMLSPAEMAQLSKARGRQFDEMFLRRMIRHHAGAVQMAGVVAADGSDLTVSGVAADVSVVQNSEIARMRDLLRRF, encoded by the coding sequence GTGCCATACGTAAAGGATTTCCTGCCGACTCGTCGCAGGACGCGCGGCGCGGCCAGCGCTGCTGTTGTCGTCGCCCTCGTGACGGCTCTCGCCGGCTGTTCGCAGGAGTCGTCGGGGTCGGACCAGCCGGCCGAGGAGCGGCCCGATGGGGTCGTCACGGTGCAGCCGGGACTGCCGGGCGAGGCGGCGACGACCGGGTCGGCGGCGGCGGTGCCGGAGACGGAGGAGAACCACTCCGACATCGCCTTCATGCAGATGATGATCCCGCACCACGCGCAGGCGGTGGCCATGGCGAAGCTCGCACACAAGCACGCCGTCGATCCCGCCGTCCGGCGACTCGCCGGCCGGGTGAAGGCGGCCCAGGGCCCGGAGATCATGTTCATGGCAGCGTGGTTGGACGAACGCGGCCTCGACGTTCCTGCGGCGGCCGACGATCCGATGGACTTCGACCACTCCGCGCACGGTCACGACGAGATGGTCGGCATGCTGAGCCCCGCCGAGATGGCCCAGCTCAGCAAGGCACGCGGCAGGCAGTTCGACGAGATGTTCCTGCGCCGGATGATCCGGCACCACGCCGGAGCGGTCCAGATGGCCGGTGTGGTTGCAGCGGACGGTTCGGACCTGACCGTGAGCGGCGTCGCAGCTGACGTGTCGGTCGTCCAGAACAGCGAGATCGCTCGCATGCGCGACCTGTTGCGACGGTTCTGA
- the eccCa gene encoding type VII secretion protein EccCa, with translation MSTALRGGHRLDEPEMPSGQIVLQAPPKIQASEAASGVLMNAFPMLGSMGSIVLVATMGGDGNRTRSLLAAGMVLFTTLGFIIVQVDRQRKQRAQQVTGSRTEYLRYLANVREVARGAAARQRRALTWHHPEPSALPALAEERTRLWEHGPADDNYLHVRYGLSAQPLSLELVPPEGPPVDQVDPAAASALHRLLVVHRSQPDLPASIDLRAFDRVELCGRDADARAAARSMICSATAFHNPDQLVVAVLSSEANLTHWDWVKWLPHAHSNRETDAVGPRRLVATSIDDLGALLPPDLGDRPRFGVDERPPTPHILLVIDGGHLPPDNHVVPPDGLHGVTLLDLPSRWDQLEDPTRLRFQFTQGRPELDKLPVLALRVREEPVEALIDQCDLATAEAFARRIAPLKTISADASSGAAVDITSASPDHMELLGLGDIHTFDPAASWRPRPARDRLRVPIGIGDSGGLVHLDLKESAQQGMGPHGLCIGATGSGKSEFLRTLVLGLTMTHSPEQLNLVLVDFKGGATFAGMADMPHVSAVITNLADELTLVDRMQDALSGEMVRRQELLRDAGNYASVRDYEKARANGEDLIPMPSLLIVVDEFSEMLSAKPEFIDLFVAIGRLGRSLGLHLLLASQRLEEGRLRGLESHLSYRVGLRTFSAPSPARSSGCRTPTSCRPCPAWAI, from the coding sequence GTGAGCACTGCACTGCGAGGCGGGCACAGGCTGGACGAGCCTGAGATGCCCAGCGGGCAGATCGTCCTCCAGGCCCCGCCGAAGATCCAGGCGAGCGAGGCCGCCAGCGGTGTCTTGATGAACGCGTTCCCGATGCTCGGCAGCATGGGATCGATCGTGCTCGTGGCGACCATGGGCGGCGACGGCAACCGGACGCGAAGCCTCCTGGCTGCGGGCATGGTCCTGTTCACGACGCTCGGCTTCATCATCGTCCAGGTCGACCGGCAGCGAAAGCAGCGGGCGCAGCAGGTCACTGGTTCACGGACCGAATACCTCCGCTATCTCGCCAACGTCCGCGAGGTCGCGAGGGGCGCGGCCGCCAGGCAGCGCAGGGCCCTGACCTGGCACCACCCCGAACCGTCCGCGCTGCCGGCCCTGGCCGAGGAGCGGACGCGGTTGTGGGAGCACGGGCCCGCCGACGACAACTACCTCCACGTCCGCTACGGGTTGAGCGCACAACCCCTGTCACTGGAGCTGGTCCCGCCCGAGGGCCCGCCGGTGGACCAGGTGGATCCGGCCGCCGCCTCGGCGCTGCACCGACTGCTCGTCGTGCACCGGTCGCAACCCGACCTCCCCGCCTCCATCGACCTGCGGGCCTTCGACCGGGTCGAGCTGTGTGGTCGCGACGCAGACGCCCGGGCGGCGGCGCGCTCGATGATCTGCTCGGCCACCGCCTTCCACAACCCGGACCAGCTGGTCGTCGCGGTGCTGAGCTCCGAGGCCAACCTGACCCACTGGGACTGGGTGAAGTGGCTCCCCCATGCGCACAGCAACCGCGAGACGGACGCCGTCGGCCCGCGTCGGCTCGTGGCGACCTCGATCGACGACCTCGGCGCCCTGCTCCCGCCAGACCTGGGCGATCGTCCGCGCTTCGGTGTCGACGAGCGACCGCCGACGCCCCACATCCTGCTGGTGATCGACGGCGGCCACCTTCCTCCCGACAACCACGTCGTGCCACCCGACGGCCTCCACGGCGTGACGCTCCTCGACCTGCCGTCACGGTGGGACCAGCTCGAGGACCCGACCCGTCTCCGCTTCCAGTTCACCCAAGGTCGCCCCGAGCTCGACAAGCTGCCCGTGCTGGCGCTGCGGGTCCGCGAGGAGCCGGTCGAGGCGCTCATCGACCAGTGCGACCTGGCGACCGCCGAAGCGTTCGCCCGTCGGATCGCGCCCCTGAAGACCATCAGTGCCGACGCCTCGTCGGGCGCAGCGGTCGACATCACCTCCGCCAGTCCCGACCACATGGAGCTGCTCGGTCTCGGAGACATCCACACCTTCGACCCGGCCGCGTCCTGGCGACCCCGTCCGGCCCGCGACCGGCTCCGAGTGCCGATCGGGATCGGCGACTCCGGTGGCCTCGTCCACCTCGACCTCAAGGAGTCGGCCCAGCAGGGCATGGGGCCGCACGGCCTGTGCATCGGCGCCACCGGGTCGGGCAAGTCGGAGTTCCTGCGGACCCTCGTCCTGGGCCTGACCATGACCCACTCGCCCGAGCAGCTCAACCTCGTCCTGGTGGACTTCAAGGGTGGCGCCACCTTCGCCGGTATGGCGGACATGCCCCACGTCTCGGCCGTCATCACCAACCTGGCCGACGAGCTGACCCTGGTCGACCGCATGCAGGACGCCCTGTCGGGCGAGATGGTGCGACGACAGGAGCTGCTCCGCGACGCCGGCAACTACGCCTCCGTCCGCGACTACGAGAAGGCGCGGGCCAACGGTGAGGACCTCATCCCCATGCCGTCGCTTCTCATCGTCGTCGACGAGTTCTCCGAGATGCTCTCGGCCAAGCCGGAGTTCATCGACCTCTTCGTCGCCATCGGCCGCCTCGGGCGTTCCCTGGGGCTCCACCTGCTCCTCGCCTCCCAGCGCCTGGAGGAGGGTCGGCTGCGGGGCCTGGAGTCACACCTGTCCTACCGCGTCGGGCTGCGCACCTTCTCGGCCCCGAGTCCCGCGCGGTCCTCGGGGTGTCGGACGCCTACGAGCTGCCGGCCGTGCCCGGCCTGGGCTATCTGA
- the eccCb gene encoding type VII secretion protein EccCb, whose product MSDAYELPAVPGLGYLKPDQSTLVRFKAAYVSGPPSGRARVARDEGGYVRGILPFTISEVLSLEPLDTEDDVVPAVAPALGEQPSLLDIAVGRMVGVGTPAHQVWLPPLDVPDTLDELMPDLDEDPDLGLVSHQWRNLPGLVIPLGTVDRPREQRRDTMTVNLAGASGHVAVVGGPRSGKSTLLRTVVTSIGLVTTPAESQFFVLDFGGGTFAPLARLPHVSGVASRSEPDVVRRVVAEIQGIVDRREAYFREQGIDSIETYRSRRSAGHADDGWGDVFLVVDGWSTLRAEFDDLELELQQLAGRGLTFGLHIVAAATRWADFRAAMRDVFGSKLELRLGDTVDSEIDRKIAALVPTGRPGRGLVPSKLHFLSALPRIDGTGDATTLGAGVDHLVTRVAAAWKGAPGPKLRLLPDLVALDAIREDAVRRKIDAKRILIGINERELAPVGIDVTAEPHLLIYGDGQSGKSTLLRTYLQEVMRTRTPQEAQIVVVDYRRSLLGEVPEEYLLNYLTSATQAAPTLKDIATYLEGRVPGPDVTPEQLRNRSWWTGAEVFVVVDDYDLVATQQSSPVQSLQPLMAQARDTGLHLVVARRVGGASRASYEPVLQTMRDLAMPGVLLSGPRDEGALIGNLRPQPAAPGRARVVTRDKGVEVAQLAWTDPIM is encoded by the coding sequence GTGTCGGACGCCTACGAGCTGCCGGCCGTGCCCGGCCTGGGCTATCTGAAGCCGGACCAGTCGACGCTGGTGCGGTTCAAGGCGGCATACGTCTCCGGACCGCCCAGCGGCCGCGCACGGGTCGCGCGCGACGAGGGCGGCTACGTCCGCGGGATCTTGCCGTTCACCATCTCCGAGGTCCTGTCCTTGGAGCCGCTCGACACCGAGGACGACGTGGTGCCGGCCGTGGCGCCCGCTCTCGGCGAGCAGCCCTCGCTGCTCGACATCGCCGTCGGACGGATGGTCGGTGTCGGCACTCCCGCCCACCAGGTCTGGCTGCCGCCGCTCGACGTCCCCGACACCCTCGACGAGCTGATGCCCGACCTCGACGAGGACCCCGACCTGGGCCTGGTCTCGCACCAGTGGCGCAACCTCCCCGGTCTGGTGATCCCGCTCGGGACGGTCGACCGGCCTCGCGAGCAGCGGCGCGACACGATGACCGTCAACCTCGCGGGTGCGTCAGGTCACGTCGCGGTGGTGGGAGGCCCACGCAGCGGCAAGAGCACGCTGCTGCGCACCGTCGTGACCAGCATCGGCCTGGTGACGACCCCCGCCGAGTCACAGTTCTTCGTGCTCGACTTCGGTGGCGGCACGTTCGCGCCGCTGGCCCGCCTCCCGCACGTGTCCGGTGTCGCCTCGCGGTCCGAACCCGATGTCGTACGCCGCGTGGTCGCCGAGATCCAGGGCATCGTCGATCGGCGTGAGGCCTATTTCCGGGAGCAGGGCATCGACTCGATCGAGACCTATCGCAGCCGCCGCTCGGCCGGGCACGCCGACGACGGGTGGGGCGACGTCTTCTTGGTGGTCGACGGCTGGAGTACCCTGCGCGCCGAGTTCGACGACCTTGAGCTCGAGCTGCAGCAGCTGGCCGGGCGCGGCCTCACCTTCGGTCTCCACATCGTCGCCGCGGCGACGCGGTGGGCGGACTTCCGGGCTGCCATGCGCGACGTGTTCGGCTCGAAGCTCGAGCTGCGCCTCGGCGACACGGTCGACTCCGAGATCGACCGCAAGATCGCTGCTCTGGTGCCCACTGGCCGGCCCGGTCGCGGACTCGTCCCGAGCAAGCTCCACTTCCTCAGCGCGCTGCCGCGGATCGACGGCACCGGGGACGCAACGACGCTCGGAGCCGGGGTCGACCACCTGGTCACCCGGGTCGCTGCGGCGTGGAAGGGCGCCCCCGGACCGAAGCTGCGCCTGCTGCCCGACCTGGTTGCCCTCGACGCGATCCGCGAGGACGCAGTCCGCCGCAAGATCGACGCGAAGCGCATCCTGATCGGCATCAACGAGCGTGAGCTGGCGCCGGTCGGCATCGACGTCACCGCGGAGCCACACCTCCTCATCTATGGCGACGGCCAGTCCGGCAAGAGCACCCTGCTCCGCACCTACCTGCAGGAGGTGATGCGCACCCGGACTCCCCAGGAGGCACAGATCGTCGTCGTCGACTATCGGCGCTCGCTGCTGGGCGAGGTGCCGGAGGAATACCTGCTCAACTACCTGACCTCCGCCACCCAGGCCGCCCCGACGCTCAAGGACATCGCGACCTACCTGGAGGGCAGGGTGCCCGGGCCCGACGTGACTCCCGAACAGCTGCGCAACCGGTCGTGGTGGACCGGCGCCGAGGTGTTCGTCGTCGTCGACGACTACGACCTGGTCGCGACCCAGCAGTCATCGCCGGTCCAGTCACTGCAGCCCCTGATGGCGCAGGCCCGGGACACCGGGCTCCACCTGGTGGTCGCGCGCCGGGTGGGTGGCGCGTCACGGGCGTCCTACGAGCCGGTCCTGCAGACGATGCGCGACCTGGCGATGCCGGGGGTGCTGCTGTCGGGTCCGCGTGACGAGGGCGCCCTCATCGGCAACCTCCGGCCCCAGCCGGCAGCCCCGGGCCGAGCGCGGGTCGTCACCCGTGACAAGGGCGTCGAGGTGGCCCAGCTGGCCTGGACCGACCCGATCATGTGA